A genomic region of Nitrospira sp. contains the following coding sequences:
- a CDS encoding DUF4347 domain-containing protein → MSVQTGSHLPSYSTSWLALEPRIMFDGAAVATVDTLATQQLAQTQAEASASPDDGGTSEAPLRAPTGEPQFSASDQALFDALAAYDTSAARQEIIFLSPSVRDYQQLLDGISPNVEVIILDPTRDGVQQMVEILAGRTGIDAIHLITHGDSGVLHLGTSTLDAASMSEQYADELATIKQSLSNTADLVIYGCSFAEGQVGQEAATLLGQLTGAEVAASTDVTGHVGLGGDWNLEYQIGAIETNVVVSSIVQSEWSGTLDITSNLVGHYQLDDGSGTTANDSSATNNDGTLLTGPPVWTAGQVGTSALDFSGNFDRVEAPDNAATNFGSGNFSVALWLNTTQTTAGQSRLIGDSSGANGFIMYRDTTTLTTFIQGTSGSTTLSVGGLFDGNWHHVVSVRNGTTSQLYVDGQLSTAVVTTVGNINNTNSLRIGASSAAAGDYDGRLDDVRLYSRALSSGDVAQLYTTSNDAPTNTVPGSQGTNEDTNLVFSSGTSNQISISDIDAGSNPIEVTVSVTNGVLTLAGMTGLTFTGGDGTADTTMTFRGTVANINTALNGLTYIPTAEYSGGATLTLVSRDNTLVSLDIDANLQARYTFESNANDVAGTPQNGTLVNGATYVTDGTRGQVLSLDGVDDYVQITSTFSNPTEVTVGGWVNLAAGTGRKEFISLDNRVHIALDDASGVKGSVQIGASSWVDLNSNQFIAGTGWHHVMYSYSDTGNTHALYIDGALVASASIANSIYWTGAGDTNIGRNAAAANAYNNGLVDDARVYDRVLTASEIAALASDLSLTDIDTVAITVSGVNDAPVASNDNHVMAENGTLTIGGWGASFTSNTISTAGDAPRSVYATDVDGDGDVDVLSASNSDDKITWHENNGAGSFTGHTITTGVDGAYSVFAADLDSDGDMDVIAAASNADTVTWYKNDGNENFTVQTITTTANNVLSVYATDVDSDGDVDVLSASFDDDKIAWYENNGAGSFTAHTISTAADAAGAVFAIDVDGDGDIDVLSSSQNDDKIAWYENDGSENFTAHTITTAADEARSVFAIDVDGDGDIDVLSASRADNKIAWYRNDGSENFTAITISTSVVGSRSVYAVDIEGDGDVDVLSASFDDDRIVLYKNDGNENFTAQNITTTDNGARSVFVADIDGDNDLDVVSASELDDKVAWYQNVGTGILSNDTDIDNGLLTSVLVAGPSHGTLALNTNGSFVYTPVTGFNGIDSFTYRASDGTAQSANATVTITVSGVNDAPLLTNGGSAGAGEDSGGNPFFGVVTVTDPDSADFNGGTLTASISVGGESTDKLQLLGIGGVSLSGSNVLVSGVTVGTWSGGTGGTPLTVSFNVNAQLAQVQAVYQSITYTTTSDTPTLGVRTISVVVTDGDGGTSNTGTGTVNLTTAVNDQPVFSNLNGTPTYIEGGAAVVLDADVTIFDAELTNANNFSGATLTLTRNGGANAQDVFSASGTLSLSGGNVVVSGTTIGTYTNSGGTLQFTFNGSATNTLVNQAMQQIAYSNSSDTPPASAQINWTFSDGNTGSQGTGGALTATGSTTVTITAQNDPPSANAAGPYTIVEGQNLTLNAGSSSDPEGDTLTYAWDLDNDGNYGEVGEPTTVNPTVTWATLQSFGIADNGSYTIGLRVSDGTTPVTTTTTLNVDNTAPTLTATGSATASNGGVYTLNLSASDPGADTISGWTINWGDGTVQAVAGNPPTVTHSYSNIGLTYNILAAATDEDGTFTDSKVLVSSFGNDSIRQLDGVTGGLLGVLPANGSLDNPSGSVIGPDGRLYVSGYASNNVVWYDLGAGTTGVFVAAGSGGLASAADVVFGHDGHLYVTSYDTDQVLRYNGTTGAFIDVFATGTLNGPTPLTFGADGHLYVGDWFGGKVYKFDGVSGAQIGAGAFATLPSGFGVVSMEFGSDGHLYVGDGQVNDLLKFNGTTGAFMSTIDASITPYDIETGPDGTLYVTDFTAGRVERFDPTTGTSLGFFDSGTTGIVNPWGLAFTPEMQVTVVASVAPTITNLSGDSLAYNEGDGAVVIEQGGNALVADVDSTNFDTGTLTVSISAGMDSAEDVLSIQNQGTGAGQIGVSGSNVTYGGVSIGTFTGGSSGSNLVITFNASATPTAVTALVKNIAYENTDTAMPTAGARTVRYVLTDGDGGTSANYDTTVAVSGVNDPPSIVDATVALDENSANATAVTNISDSFTGTDLDRDGQALTYSITAGNTGGAFAINAATGAITVATSAALDFETTPSFTLTVQASDGTLSDTAAITINLNNLNEAPVAGDDVAVTTENTAVTTGNVLANDSDVDSVLSPASISAFDAVSVNGGTVVNNGDGTFTYTPGVNFTGIDTFTYTVSDGLLSDTATVTITVTPAGNSVPSLAANTGSTVTQGLTDVITASELHVVDLDNTSGQLIYMVTTAPLNGHLELTTTPGVAITTFTQADIDAGRLVFVHNGVATTSDNFTFTVSDGAGGTIGASIFTFTVSPFFPPPGGGGGSGGTGGSGGTGSGTGSGSGPVSGGGSSVGVVPAQVLPSSVPISTEVPVKGVSVVGASNDPAPRAVMANRTFARGEQPNTVIQELPTVPAEPLSLPVKKVLAVGHKLAERLTRLTEELERGVQERESQTHLVGRVASFSGVALSAGFVAWILRGGSLVASFLVSMPAWRHFDPLPVLGGELLTRRKRDRKMREDDDQENKQFRGLDRVLKTADHRTNGPKRYP, encoded by the coding sequence ATGTCCGTCCAGACGGGGTCTCACCTGCCTTCATATTCCACTTCCTGGTTGGCTCTCGAACCACGGATTATGTTCGATGGCGCGGCGGTGGCAACGGTCGACACCCTTGCAACTCAACAACTCGCACAAACCCAAGCTGAGGCCTCAGCCTCGCCCGATGATGGGGGAACAAGCGAGGCGCCGCTCAGGGCACCCACCGGCGAGCCGCAATTTAGCGCCAGCGACCAGGCTCTCTTCGATGCACTAGCCGCGTACGACACCTCGGCGGCGCGCCAGGAAATCATCTTTCTTTCTCCCAGCGTGCGTGACTACCAACAACTGCTGGATGGCATCAGCCCCAACGTCGAAGTGATCATCCTCGACCCGACTCGCGATGGCGTGCAGCAGATGGTGGAGATACTCGCCGGTCGGACGGGCATCGATGCGATCCATCTGATCACGCATGGTGACTCCGGAGTCCTTCACCTGGGAACGAGCACGCTCGATGCGGCATCCATGTCAGAACAGTATGCCGATGAACTCGCGACGATTAAGCAGAGTCTGTCCAACACTGCCGATCTTGTCATCTATGGATGCAGCTTTGCTGAAGGTCAGGTTGGGCAGGAAGCAGCGACTCTGCTCGGACAGTTAACGGGTGCTGAAGTGGCGGCATCTACCGATGTGACGGGCCATGTCGGGCTCGGGGGCGATTGGAACCTGGAATATCAGATAGGCGCGATCGAGACCAACGTGGTCGTCTCCTCGATTGTTCAAAGTGAGTGGAGTGGAACACTGGATATTACGTCGAATCTCGTCGGCCACTACCAGCTCGACGACGGCAGCGGGACCACGGCGAACGATTCCAGCGCCACGAACAACGACGGCACCTTGCTGACGGGCCCTCCGGTCTGGACCGCCGGACAAGTCGGTACCAGCGCACTCGATTTCAGCGGCAATTTCGACCGGGTTGAAGCGCCGGACAACGCGGCTACCAATTTCGGCAGTGGCAACTTTTCCGTGGCCTTGTGGCTCAACACCACCCAAACCACTGCTGGCCAAAGCCGACTTATTGGGGACTCCAGCGGTGCCAACGGGTTCATCATGTATCGGGATACCACGACCCTCACCACCTTCATTCAGGGCACAAGTGGCTCAACGACACTGAGCGTCGGTGGCCTGTTCGATGGAAACTGGCATCACGTCGTCAGTGTTCGTAACGGCACCACGTCTCAGCTGTATGTCGATGGTCAACTGTCAACCGCAGTCGTCACCACAGTCGGCAATATCAACAACACAAATAGTCTTCGCATCGGCGCGTCAAGTGCGGCTGCCGGCGACTACGACGGCCGTCTCGACGATGTTCGCCTGTATAGTCGCGCCTTAAGCAGCGGAGATGTCGCGCAGCTCTATACGACGAGCAACGATGCGCCGACAAACACGGTTCCTGGGTCGCAGGGTACCAACGAAGACACGAATCTGGTCTTCTCGTCCGGCACCAGTAACCAGATTTCCATTTCCGATATCGATGCCGGCAGTAACCCGATTGAAGTCACAGTCTCGGTGACCAACGGAGTCCTCACGCTGGCGGGCATGACGGGACTGACTTTTACGGGCGGCGATGGAACGGCGGATACCACGATGACGTTCCGTGGAACAGTCGCGAACATCAACACGGCGCTCAATGGCCTGACCTATATCCCGACGGCGGAGTACAGCGGCGGCGCCACCCTGACGCTCGTCTCACGCGACAATACTCTGGTCTCCCTCGACATCGACGCCAACCTCCAAGCCCGCTATACGTTCGAAAGCAACGCCAACGATGTGGCCGGCACCCCTCAGAACGGCACCCTGGTCAACGGGGCGACCTACGTCACCGACGGCACCCGCGGGCAGGTGCTGAGTCTAGATGGGGTGGACGACTATGTTCAGATCACGAGTACGTTCTCCAATCCGACGGAAGTCACCGTTGGTGGATGGGTGAATCTGGCAGCAGGCACAGGCCGCAAAGAGTTTATCTCGCTGGATAATCGGGTCCATATCGCGTTGGATGACGCGTCCGGCGTCAAGGGCAGTGTTCAGATTGGAGCCAGTTCGTGGGTTGATTTGAACTCCAATCAGTTTATCGCCGGCACCGGGTGGCACCATGTGATGTATTCGTACAGTGACACGGGCAATACTCATGCGCTGTATATCGACGGAGCTTTGGTGGCATCTGCGAGCATTGCAAACTCGATCTACTGGACGGGGGCAGGAGACACAAATATTGGGAGGAATGCTGCCGCAGCTAACGCCTACAACAATGGCCTCGTCGATGACGCGCGCGTGTACGATCGGGTTTTGACGGCCTCCGAAATTGCAGCCCTGGCGTCCGACCTGAGCCTGACCGATATCGATACTGTAGCGATCACCGTGAGCGGCGTGAACGACGCGCCGGTCGCCAGCAACGACAACCACGTTATGGCTGAAAACGGGACCTTGACCATAGGGGGCTGGGGTGCGAGCTTCACCTCGAACACCATTTCAACCGCCGGCGACGCTCCCCGCTCGGTCTATGCGACCGATGTGGACGGCGACGGCGACGTCGATGTGCTGTCGGCTTCGAACTCGGACGACAAAATCACCTGGCACGAGAACAATGGCGCCGGGAGCTTCACGGGGCATACGATCACGACTGGTGTCGATGGGGCGTACTCTGTATTCGCAGCCGATCTCGACAGCGATGGCGACATGGACGTGATTGCCGCCGCCAGCAATGCCGACACTGTCACGTGGTACAAGAATGACGGCAATGAGAACTTCACGGTTCAGACCATTACCACGACCGCCAACAATGTGCTTTCAGTGTATGCCACCGACGTCGATAGCGACGGCGATGTGGATGTGCTCTCCGCCTCGTTCGACGACGACAAGATCGCCTGGTACGAGAATAATGGCGCCGGGAGCTTTACGGCACATACCATCAGCACGGCAGCGGATGCCGCAGGTGCGGTATTCGCCATCGACGTCGACGGGGATGGCGACATCGACGTGCTGTCGTCTTCTCAAAACGACGACAAGATTGCGTGGTACGAGAACGACGGCAGCGAGAACTTTACCGCTCACACGATCACGACTGCGGCAGACGAAGCGCGGTCTGTGTTTGCGATCGATGTTGATGGCGATGGCGACATTGACGTGCTGTCGGCCTCGCGCGCCGACAACAAGATCGCCTGGTATCGCAATGACGGCAGCGAGAACTTCACTGCCATTACCATCTCGACATCGGTAGTGGGCTCCCGCTCAGTCTACGCCGTGGACATTGAAGGCGATGGCGATGTGGATGTGCTCTCCGCCTCGTTCGACGACGACCGAATCGTGTTGTACAAGAACGACGGCAACGAAAACTTTACGGCCCAAAACATTACGACCACCGACAACGGGGCGCGCTCGGTATTCGTGGCCGACATCGATGGCGACAACGACCTCGACGTGGTATCGGCGTCGGAACTCGATGACAAGGTCGCTTGGTATCAGAACGTCGGCACGGGAATTCTCTCCAACGACACGGATATCGACAACGGACTGCTGACATCAGTGTTGGTCGCGGGTCCCAGCCACGGCACCCTGGCCCTGAATACCAACGGCAGCTTCGTTTACACGCCTGTCACGGGTTTCAATGGCATCGACTCGTTTACCTACCGCGCCAGCGACGGAACGGCACAATCCGCAAATGCAACCGTGACGATCACGGTCAGTGGCGTGAACGATGCGCCGTTACTGACTAACGGGGGATCGGCCGGCGCAGGGGAAGACAGTGGGGGAAATCCGTTCTTTGGCGTGGTGACCGTCACGGACCCGGACAGTGCTGATTTTAACGGAGGAACACTCACGGCCTCCATCAGCGTCGGTGGTGAGTCGACCGACAAGCTGCAGTTGCTCGGTATCGGCGGTGTGTCACTGTCTGGCTCAAATGTGTTGGTGAGCGGCGTCACGGTAGGCACATGGTCCGGCGGCACCGGCGGCACGCCGTTGACCGTGAGCTTCAATGTCAACGCGCAATTGGCGCAGGTGCAGGCAGTCTACCAGTCCATCACCTATACCACGACGTCGGACACACCTACACTGGGCGTACGCACAATCTCAGTTGTCGTTACCGACGGCGATGGCGGGACGAGCAACACGGGTACTGGCACCGTCAACCTGACGACGGCCGTCAACGACCAACCGGTCTTCAGCAATTTGAATGGTACGCCGACGTATATCGAAGGCGGCGCGGCCGTCGTGCTGGATGCCGACGTGACCATCTTTGATGCAGAGCTGACGAATGCCAACAACTTCAGCGGCGCCACGCTCACGCTGACCCGCAATGGCGGGGCTAATGCGCAGGACGTGTTCAGCGCAAGCGGTACGCTCAGCTTGAGCGGTGGCAATGTCGTAGTGAGTGGCACCACCATCGGGACTTACACGAATAGCGGCGGGACGCTGCAATTCACATTCAACGGCAGCGCCACCAATACCTTGGTCAATCAGGCAATGCAGCAGATTGCTTACAGTAACTCCAGTGACACCCCACCGGCCAGCGCGCAGATCAACTGGACCTTCAGCGACGGGAACACGGGCAGTCAAGGAACCGGCGGCGCATTGACGGCCACTGGTAGCACGACCGTTACGATTACGGCGCAGAACGATCCGCCATCTGCCAATGCGGCGGGTCCATACACCATTGTGGAGGGTCAAAATCTGACACTGAACGCCGGAAGTTCGAGCGATCCAGAAGGCGATACGCTGACGTACGCGTGGGATCTCGACAACGACGGCAACTATGGCGAAGTCGGCGAGCCCACGACAGTGAATCCCACCGTCACCTGGGCCACGTTGCAGAGTTTCGGCATTGCCGACAATGGTAGCTACACGATCGGGTTGCGTGTCAGCGACGGAACAACTCCCGTGACTACCACCACCACCCTCAACGTGGACAATACAGCCCCCACCCTCACGGCTACGGGGAGTGCGACGGCCAGCAATGGCGGTGTCTACACCTTGAACCTCAGCGCGTCTGATCCCGGTGCCGATACCATTTCGGGATGGACGATCAATTGGGGCGACGGCACGGTGCAGGCTGTCGCGGGCAACCCTCCGACGGTCACGCACAGCTATTCAAATATCGGACTGACCTACAACATTCTTGCTGCAGCCACGGACGAAGACGGGACGTTTACCGACAGCAAGGTGCTGGTCTCCAGTTTTGGCAATGACAGTATCCGTCAGCTCGATGGAGTCACCGGTGGGCTGCTCGGCGTTCTGCCGGCGAATGGTTCTCTGGACAACCCTTCAGGCAGCGTCATCGGACCGGATGGTCGGCTCTATGTCAGTGGGTACGCGTCCAACAATGTCGTGTGGTATGACCTCGGCGCGGGGACGACCGGCGTGTTTGTCGCAGCCGGCAGTGGTGGCCTCGCGAGCGCCGCCGACGTGGTCTTCGGTCACGACGGCCATTTGTATGTGACCAGTTACGATACGGATCAGGTGTTGCGCTACAACGGGACCACGGGGGCATTTATCGACGTGTTTGCGACCGGCACCCTCAATGGGCCGACTCCGCTGACCTTCGGTGCCGATGGGCATCTCTACGTTGGGGATTGGTTCGGCGGCAAGGTCTATAAGTTCGACGGTGTCAGTGGCGCCCAGATCGGCGCAGGTGCGTTTGCAACCTTGCCGTCCGGCTTCGGCGTGGTATCGATGGAATTCGGCTCTGACGGTCATCTGTATGTGGGTGACGGCCAGGTCAATGATCTGCTCAAATTCAATGGCACGACCGGCGCGTTCATGTCGACGATCGATGCCTCGATCACGCCCTACGATATTGAAACCGGTCCGGATGGCACGCTGTACGTGACCGATTTCACCGCCGGCCGTGTGGAACGCTTCGACCCCACCACCGGCACCTCACTCGGCTTCTTCGACAGCGGCACGACCGGCATCGTCAATCCATGGGGCCTGGCCTTTACACCGGAAATGCAGGTGACGGTCGTGGCCTCCGTGGCACCGACCATCACGAACCTAAGCGGCGACAGCCTCGCGTACAACGAGGGCGACGGGGCGGTGGTGATTGAGCAGGGCGGTAATGCACTGGTGGCCGATGTAGATTCGACCAATTTCGATACTGGGACATTGACCGTCTCGATTTCTGCGGGCATGGACAGTGCCGAAGACGTGCTGAGCATCCAGAACCAAGGGACCGGGGCCGGGCAAATCGGCGTGAGCGGCAGCAATGTGACGTACGGCGGTGTGAGCATCGGCACGTTTACCGGCGGCAGCAGTGGCAGCAATCTTGTGATTACGTTCAATGCCAGCGCGACTCCCACAGCCGTGACGGCGCTGGTGAAGAACATCGCCTATGAGAATACGGATACGGCGATGCCCACGGCGGGGGCGCGGACCGTGCGGTACGTCCTGACTGATGGCGACGGTGGGACCAGCGCGAACTACGACACGACCGTCGCGGTGAGCGGCGTCAACGATCCGCCCTCCATTGTGGATGCCACCGTGGCCCTCGACGAGAACAGTGCGAACGCCACAGCCGTGACCAACATCAGCGACAGCTTCACGGGGACCGACCTGGACCGGGACGGCCAAGCGCTCACCTACAGCATTACGGCGGGCAACACGGGCGGGGCCTTTGCCATCAACGCGGCGACGGGAGCCATCACCGTGGCGACCAGTGCGGCCCTGGACTTCGAAACCACGCCGAGCTTTACCCTGACCGTGCAGGCGAGCGACGGCACCCTGAGCGATACCGCGGCGATCACGATCAATCTGAACAACCTCAACGAGGCGCCGGTAGCGGGCGATGATGTGGCAGTCACGACCGAAAACACGGCGGTGACGACCGGCAATGTGTTGGCGAACGATAGTGATGTGGATTCAGTGCTGAGTCCAGCTAGCATTTCCGCGTTTGATGCCGTGAGTGTCAACGGTGGGACGGTTGTGAACAATGGCGATGGCACCTTTACCTATACCCCGGGAGTGAACTTCACCGGTATTGACACGTTTACCTATACGGTGTCCGACGGTCTGTTGAGTGACACGGCAACTGTGACGATTACCGTCACGCCAGCTGGCAACAGTGTTCCAAGTCTTGCTGCCAATACCGGGTCTACAGTTACCCAAGGATTGACCGATGTGATCACAGCGAGTGAGCTGCACGTGGTCGACTTGGATAATACATCAGGTCAACTGATCTATATGGTGACCACCGCTCCTCTCAATGGGCACCTCGAACTGACAACTACTCCCGGCGTGGCGATCACGACGTTTACGCAGGCTGATATCGATGCCGGCCGACTGGTGTTTGTCCATAACGGTGTAGCTACCACGAGTGATAATTTTACATTTACCGTCAGTGATGGAGCTGGAGGCACTATCGGTGCCTCCATATTTACGTTCACGGTTTCGCCATTTTTCCCACCCCCTGGCGGCGGTGGCGGGAGCGGTGGAACCGGCGGTTCTGGTGGTACCGGTTCAGGAACCGGATCAGGATCTGGCCCGGTTTCTGGGGGTGGGAGCAGCGTCGGAGTAGTTCCAGCTCAAGTCCTTCCGTCTTCCGTGCCGATAAGTACGGAGGTGCCGGTCAAAGGTGTGTCGGTGGTGGGAGCTAGTAATGATCCGGCGCCAAGAGCAGTGATGGCGAATCGGACGTTTGCGAGGGGCGAGCAACCGAATACCGTCATTCAGGAGCTACCGACAGTACCGGCTGAACCGCTGTCACTGCCAGTGAAAAAGGTTCTCGCCGTTGGTCACAAGCTTGCCGAGCGTTTGACCAGGCTGACTGAGGAGCTGGAGCGTGGCGTGCAAGAGCGAGAGTCCCAGACTCACCTCGTTGGGCGTGTGGCGTCATTCTCCGGGGTGGCGTTATCTGCGGGGTTCGTTGCCTGGATCCTCCGTGGGGGGTCGCTCGTCGCGAGTTTCCTCGTTTCGATGCCAGCCTGGCGGCATTTTGATCCGCTGCCAGTATTGGGGGGCGAACTACTCACTCGCCGGAAGCGCGACCGCAAGATGCGTGAGGACGATGACCAGGAAAATAAGCAGTTCCGTGGCCTAGATCGAGTCTTGAAAACTGCTGATCACAGAACAAACGGCCCGAAGCGATACCCATGA
- a CDS encoding HlyD family efflux transporter periplasmic adaptor subunit, protein MKPSPDPPRESIVPPLREDLQLLAGAPAADGSPTWVLVDQLRGKYFQIGWPAYQMLLRWKGRSAEAIVSAIHAETTCRVTAGDVDAFLRFLHNNHLMRDPPQGGYRAYLAQAEAAKPQWLTWLAHHYLFFQVPLVRPGRFLRATLPFVEWLFAPAVVWIIGLIGLIGIYLVSRQWDTFTATMLHFFTVRGAALYVLCLVIVKIVHELGHAYTATRYGCRVSTMGVAAILLVPMLYSDTSDAWKLTARRQRAAIGAAGMIVECAVAAIAIFAWSFLDDGVGRSLAFLMATTSLALGAAINLNPFMRFDGYYVLSDWLGIPNLHERAFAFGQWQLRKLLFGLDQPMPEPVSAARRRFLVGFAWATWAYRFLLFLGIALVVYHFFFKLLGLILFAFEIGWFIVLPIMRELKAWWLLRTAVREQRRVWISAGVVGVLTSVLFVPWSDRITLPAVLESMPHATIYAPAPGRIVELMLEEGRHVEKGTGLITLESPVLDKEVALTQKRIEVEQLRGRRQFVDQQELSKHQVTIEALKARLSQLEGLVQQQQTLSLVSPISGRVTDRAEALHVGRWINKDLPLAYVVDPAGEELHAVAPETDVGYLRAGQSARFIPDGAERPSVRARVVEIRDIDESSFTVPYLASLYGGEVPVREDANHRLRPETSVYRITLRLVEPAPRWNQAVRGTVLVEGPRISLAQRAWEKGVRILIRESGA, encoded by the coding sequence ATGAAACCATCACCGGATCCGCCGCGTGAATCCATCGTACCGCCGCTGCGAGAGGATCTCCAGCTCCTGGCCGGGGCTCCAGCTGCTGATGGGTCGCCGACCTGGGTTCTGGTAGACCAGCTTCGCGGCAAGTATTTCCAGATCGGCTGGCCGGCCTATCAAATGCTTTTGCGTTGGAAGGGTCGGTCAGCGGAAGCCATCGTGTCCGCGATTCATGCTGAGACGACCTGTCGCGTCACGGCCGGGGATGTCGACGCATTTCTCCGGTTCTTACACAACAACCATCTCATGCGCGATCCGCCGCAGGGAGGGTATCGAGCCTATCTCGCCCAAGCGGAAGCGGCCAAGCCACAGTGGCTGACGTGGTTGGCCCACCACTATCTGTTCTTCCAAGTGCCATTAGTGCGGCCGGGTCGATTTCTTCGTGCGACGCTTCCGTTTGTGGAATGGCTCTTTGCCCCAGCCGTGGTATGGATCATTGGACTGATCGGGCTGATCGGAATCTATCTTGTCTCCCGTCAGTGGGACACGTTTACCGCTACCATGCTGCACTTCTTCACGGTGCGCGGCGCTGCGCTCTACGTGCTCTGCCTGGTTATCGTCAAGATCGTTCATGAGCTCGGACATGCCTATACCGCCACTCGCTACGGCTGTCGCGTGTCGACTATGGGCGTCGCCGCGATCTTACTCGTGCCGATGCTGTACTCCGACACCTCCGATGCGTGGAAATTGACCGCCCGACGTCAGCGTGCCGCCATCGGGGCTGCTGGGATGATTGTGGAATGTGCAGTGGCGGCAATCGCGATCTTCGCGTGGAGCTTTCTGGATGATGGGGTGGGAAGAAGCCTGGCGTTTCTCATGGCGACGACCAGCTTGGCGTTGGGAGCGGCAATTAACCTGAACCCGTTCATGCGGTTCGATGGCTATTACGTCCTCTCTGATTGGCTGGGTATCCCGAATCTGCATGAGCGAGCCTTTGCCTTTGGACAGTGGCAACTCAGGAAGCTGTTGTTCGGTCTGGATCAGCCGATGCCGGAGCCGGTGTCTGCGGCGCGGCGACGCTTCTTGGTCGGGTTTGCCTGGGCCACGTGGGCGTACCGGTTCTTGCTGTTTCTGGGGATCGCCTTGGTGGTCTATCACTTCTTCTTCAAGTTGCTGGGACTCATCCTGTTCGCCTTCGAAATCGGCTGGTTCATCGTGCTGCCGATTATGCGCGAACTCAAGGCCTGGTGGCTGTTACGGACGGCGGTTCGCGAGCAGCGACGGGTGTGGATCTCCGCCGGTGTGGTGGGTGTCCTGACGTCCGTGTTGTTTGTTCCTTGGTCGGATCGAATCACCCTCCCGGCGGTGTTGGAATCGATGCCCCATGCCACGATCTATGCGCCGGCTCCAGGCAGAATCGTCGAACTGATGCTCGAGGAAGGCCGTCATGTGGAGAAGGGCACCGGACTCATCACGCTGGAATCCCCGGTACTAGATAAGGAAGTGGCGTTAACGCAGAAGCGGATCGAAGTCGAACAGTTGAGAGGACGGCGCCAGTTCGTGGATCAACAAGAATTGTCAAAACATCAGGTCACGATCGAAGCGCTGAAGGCACGGCTCTCGCAGCTTGAGGGTCTTGTGCAACAACAGCAGACGCTCTCGCTTGTATCGCCGATCTCGGGACGAGTCACCGACCGAGCCGAGGCATTGCATGTGGGACGCTGGATTAATAAGGACCTGCCGCTTGCTTATGTCGTTGATCCAGCAGGCGAAGAGCTGCATGCGGTCGCGCCCGAAACCGACGTGGGCTATCTCCGCGCTGGCCAGTCGGCTAGATTCATTCCCGACGGGGCCGAGCGTCCGAGCGTGAGGGCCCGGGTGGTCGAGATAAGAGATATTGATGAAAGCAGTTTCACCGTGCCCTACCTGGCCTCGCTCTACGGCGGCGAGGTGCCGGTGCGGGAAGATGCCAACCATCGGCTGCGGCCTGAAACCTCTGTCTATCGGATTACCCTGCGCCTTGTCGAACCGGCTCCCCGCTGGAACCAAGCCGTGCGCGGAACGGTGCTGGTAGAGGGGCCTCGAATCAGCCTCGCTCAACGGGCCTGGGAAAAGGGCGTCCGGATCTTGATTCGTGAAAGCGGCGCATAA